The Acidithiobacillus thiooxidans ATCC 19377 DNA window CGCCGTTGCGCGGGGCGGGCCCGGCGATGTGTGCTTTTCTGACTGTTTTGGCGGTCAGCTATGTGCCCCTCTTCACGGCGAATCTGCAAACGATTTTCGGCGGCAAAACGCATGATTTCCGCAAAGGCCTCGGGGCGTAATTGTTCCAGACTTTCATCCATGATGATGGCCGCGTTGCCATTTATGTTGGCGGGCTCAATCAATGGTAAGTAATGAATTTTATGGTCGGCACCGAAATGGGCGAGTCCCACCCCTTCTATGAGCATCTCAGCCCAGGCTGAGGGACGAAATTTGCCCCCGCTTTCGGTTACGCCATCAATGATGATCATGGATACCGCTGCTCCTCAGGAAAGGGGGCGATAATAACGCTCTTCGCATGGAGAATGAAGGGTTCACGAATAGGTTTCTGCTTTTGCAAAAGAGCATCCGGCTGCATCCTTGCTGGCCAGCTGGGGGTTCGAATCCGTGAGGAGGGGCCAGTCTATGCCGATATCCGGATCATTCCAGACTATGCAACGCTCGGCTTCCGGGGCGTAAAATTCGGTTGTTTTATAGAGGAAGTCAGCGGAATTACTTAATACATAAAAGCCATGCGCAAAGCCGGGTGGTACCCAGAGCATCTGCTGATTTTCTTCGGAGAGTGTGGCCCCGACCCATTGACCGAAGGTGGAAGAAGAGCGGCGCAAATCTACGGCCACATCAAAAACAGCACCTGAAACAACGCGTACCAGCTTTCCCTGGGGCTGATGAATCTGATAATGCAGGCCACGCAGCACGCCCTGTTGAGAACGGCTGTGGTTATCCTGCACAAAGGTGAGATTCAGGCCGGCATCGGCAAACTGCCGCTGGTTCCAGCTTTCCATGAAAAATCCCCGGGTGTCGCCAAATACTTTGGGGGTAATGAGCAGCACTTCGGGGATACGTAATTTTTCAATGATCAAAACGGAGACCCTTCTTCAAGGATGCGCAGGAGATATTCTCCATAACCACTTTTTTTCAGCGGGGCGGCAAGTTCTGTAAGTGTGTCTGCATCAATATAACCCATGCGGTAGGCTATTTCTTCGGGACACGCAACTTTCAGGCCCTGACGTTCTTCCAGAGTGCGGATGAATTGTCCGGCGCTGAGCAGGTCAGCGTGCGTGCCAGTATCCAGCCAGGCCGTGCCGCGTCCCAGCACTTCCACATGCAGGCGTTTTTGTTCGAGGTATAAACGATTCAGATCAGTAATTTCCAGCTCTCCCCGTGGTGAAGGACGGATTTCCCGGGCCAGACGACTCCCGTCTGCATCATAAAAATACAGGCCGGTGACCGCAAAAGAAGAGCGGGGTTTGACAGGTTTTTCTTCCAGTCCAATGGCAATACCCTGACGGTCAAACTCCACCACGCCATAAGCCTTGGGATTGGCAACGTGGTAGGCAAAAATCGTTGCCCCGTTATCGGCCCGGTTGGTTTGCTGCAGGGATTCACTGAGATCGTGTCCATAAAAAACATTGTCGCCAAGCACCAGTGCTGAAGGGCTCCCCGCCAGAAAGTTTTCGGCAATCAGTAAGGCTTGCGCAAGGCCGTCAGGATGCGCCTGTTCGGCATAGCAAAAATCCATCCCCCACTGCCGACCATCACCCAGAAGCTGCTGGAAACGTGGAAGATCGTTGGGTGTGGAAATAATCTGGATTTCGCGGATTCCCGCCAACATCAGGGTGGCGAGCGGATAATAAATCAGGGGCTTGTCATAAACCGGCATCAGCTGCTTGCTGACTGCCTGGGTCAGCGGATACAGACGGGTACCCGAACCCCCGGCGAGGAGAATACCCTTACGCTTCATGAGCAGCCTCAGAATTTTCTGCCTTACCCTGGCTCTGGCAGAGGCTATTCATATACTCGGTAAAATCGGCGCCCACTTCGGGATGTAATTTGCCGAAGGCAATGGTGGCCTTGAGATAGCCCAGTTTGTCACCACAATCAAAGCGCTGACCGGCAAAACGATAGGCCAGCACCTGACGTTCGCTGAGCAGATGGGCGATGGCATCCGTCAACTGGATTTCGCCTCCTGCGCCACTCTGGGTGTTTTCCAGAAAATGAAAGAGACGGGCGGGCAGTATATACCGACCAACCACCCCCAGATTAGAAGGCGCTTTTTCGGGCTGGGGTTTTTCGACAATGCCGCTGACCTGAAAAATACGTTCGTCCCACGGGCGGGCGTCTACCACTCCATAACGGGTAGAGTGTTCACGGGGGATTTCTTCGACGCCAAGAATGCCGGCCTGATAGCGATGGTGCTGTTCGACCATTTGCGCCAATACAGGTGGTTCACCGAGCATCAGATCATCGGCCAGCAGCACGGCAAACGGTTCATCACCGATAACCGGCTTGGCCATCAGTACGGCGTGGCCCAGCCCCAGAGGGTAAGGCTGACGCAGAAAAATGGTACTCACATGACTGGGTAAAATACTTTGCACCTGTTCCAGCAAGGCTTTTTTGCCACGCTTTTCCAGTTCGTTTTCCAGTTCGTAGGAAACGTCAAAGTGATCTTCAATGGCCCGTTTCCCCCGGCCACTGATGAAAATCAACTGATCGCAGCCTGCCGCAATGGCTTCTTCTACGGCGTACTGGATCAGAGGTTTGTCCACTACCGGCATCATTTCCTTGGCGCTGGCTTTGGTGGCCGGTAAAAATCGGGTACCCAGGCCC harbors:
- the rfbC gene encoding dTDP-4-dehydrorhamnose 3,5-epimerase, whose amino-acid sequence is MIIEKLRIPEVLLITPKVFGDTRGFFMESWNQRQFADAGLNLTFVQDNHSRSQQGVLRGLHYQIHQPQGKLVRVVSGAVFDVAVDLRRSSSTFGQWVGATLSEENQQMLWVPPGFAHGFYVLSNSADFLYKTTEFYAPEAERCIVWNDPDIGIDWPLLTDSNPQLASKDAAGCSFAKAETYS
- a CDS encoding DUF3579 domain-containing protein, whose translation is MIIIDGVTESGGKFRPSAWAEMLIEGVGLAHFGADHKIHYLPLIEPANINGNAAIIMDESLEQLRPEAFAEIMRFAAENRLQIRREEGHIADRQNSQKSTHRRARPAQRRPS
- the galU gene encoding UTP--glucose-1-phosphate uridylyltransferase GalU, whose product is MAEVRKAVFPVAGLGTRFLPATKASAKEMMPVVDKPLIQYAVEEAIAAGCDQLIFISGRGKRAIEDHFDVSYELENELEKRGKKALLEQVQSILPSHVSTIFLRQPYPLGLGHAVLMAKPVIGDEPFAVLLADDLMLGEPPVLAQMVEQHHRYQAGILGVEEIPREHSTRYGVVDARPWDERIFQVSGIVEKPQPEKAPSNLGVVGRYILPARLFHFLENTQSGAGGEIQLTDAIAHLLSERQVLAYRFAGQRFDCGDKLGYLKATIAFGKLHPEVGADFTEYMNSLCQSQGKAENSEAAHEA
- the rfbA gene encoding glucose-1-phosphate thymidylyltransferase RfbA; its protein translation is MKRKGILLAGGSGTRLYPLTQAVSKQLMPVYDKPLIYYPLATLMLAGIREIQIISTPNDLPRFQQLLGDGRQWGMDFCYAEQAHPDGLAQALLIAENFLAGSPSALVLGDNVFYGHDLSESLQQTNRADNGATIFAYHVANPKAYGVVEFDRQGIAIGLEEKPVKPRSSFAVTGLYFYDADGSRLAREIRPSPRGELEITDLNRLYLEQKRLHVEVLGRGTAWLDTGTHADLLSAGQFIRTLEERQGLKVACPEEIAYRMGYIDADTLTELAAPLKKSGYGEYLLRILEEGSPF